Proteins encoded in a region of the Pseudomonadota bacterium genome:
- a CDS encoding acyltransferase produces the protein MKIAGIQFACSKDKDRNTEKALKIMDVAIKEGAKIICFQELFNLYWFPKDRDKNAFEMAEDIGGYSVEEIRKKVKTTDAIVLLPLFEREDSRYFNSCIMIDGDKTIGVYRKIHIPDIPLWEEKFYFTTGDKGFPVFDTRFGRIGVQISWDNLYQEGTRILALKGADIVFAPTACAFKSQHIWQTVISGNAITNGIFIMRINRVGSEDNQDFYGMSFCVNPEGELIGGPTGGGDSVLLVDVDLEYLKHIRREWPLMKERKPALYKEILMET, from the coding sequence ATGAAGATAGCTGGGATTCAATTTGCTTGTTCTAAAGATAAGGATAGGAATACAGAAAAAGCCCTGAAAATAATGGATGTAGCAATAAAGGAAGGGGCAAAGATAATCTGTTTTCAGGAGTTGTTCAATCTGTACTGGTTTCCAAAGGACAGGGATAAAAATGCCTTTGAAATGGCTGAAGATATTGGGGGGTATTCTGTTGAGGAGATTAGAAAAAAGGTAAAAACAACAGATGCTATAGTTTTGTTGCCCCTTTTTGAAAGGGAAGATTCAAGATACTTCAATAGCTGTATTATGATTGATGGGGATAAAACAATTGGTGTGTATAGAAAGATTCATATACCTGATATACCCCTCTGGGAAGAGAAGTTTTACTTCACAACCGGTGATAAAGGATTCCCGGTTTTTGACACAAGGTTTGGCAGGATCGGCGTTCAGATATCATGGGATAATCTTTATCAGGAGGGGACAAGGATTCTTGCACTGAAAGGTGCCGATATCGTATTTGCGCCTACCGCATGTGCCTTTAAATCCCAGCATATATGGCAAACAGTGATATCTGGAAATGCAATAACGAATGGGATATTTATAATGAGGATTAATAGGGTGGGAAGCGAAGATAATCAGGACTTTTACGGTATGAGTTTTTGCGTAAACCCTGAGGGTGAACTGATAGGCGGACCCACAGGTGGGGGTGATAGCGTTCTTCTCGTGGATGTGGACCTTGAGTATTTGAAACATATCAGAAGGGAATGGCCCTTGATGAAGGAAAGAAAGCC